GGAAACGTTCATGTGCCCGTCGTCGAACTCCTCGTAGCGGTGGCGGATGCCGAGACGCTGCAGGCCGGCGTGGAACTGACGGGCCCCCAGGTGCAAGGCGAACTCGTCGCTGCTGCCGCAGTCCAGGTAGAGCAACCGCAGGCTCCGGAGTGCGGCGGCATGGCGCGGCAGCAGCCGTAGCGGGTCCTGGCGCAGCCAGCGCTCCCAGGTGCCGCGGTCCAGGGCCCCGGTGTGCAGATGCATGGGCAAGCCGATACCGAAGGGCCGGCCGGGCTGCGGCGAGTAGCAGGCCGCCATGGCCAGGATGTTCATGGCGTCGAAGAGCTCGTGGCTCTTGCGCGGCGACGCTTCGAAGGCGCGGACGAATCCTGCGACACCGCCGTGGCGTTCCACCTGGCGCAAGAACTTGGGGAAGTCCGGGAAGTAGCAGAACTCGAAGCCCATGTCGCCGCTGTGACACGCCACGGCGCCGAACACCTCGGGGTGGCGCATGCCGAGCCGCAGGGCCCCGTAGCCGCCGCTCGACTTGCCGAAGACGCCGCGGTGCGCGCGGCCGGGCAAGGTACGGCAACTCTTCTCCACCCAAGGCACGACTTCGCCGATCAGATGTTCCTCGTAGCGACCGGTGGCGCTGGAGTCGAGGTACTGGCTGCCGCCCCACCGCGTGCAGCAGTCCGGCATGACGACGATGGTCGGCGCCAACACACCGGTGGCGTGCAGGCGGTCGAGTCGAGCGTCGAGGGCTTCACCCCAGGGCGAGGTGTTGAGCCAGGAGCGGCCCGAGCCGGTGAAACCGGAGAGGGCGAAGAGCACGGGATAGCGCCGTGACGAGGTCGCATACCCCGGCGGCAGGTACACGGGAAGACGGCGTACGCTGGGGTCGCCGAGAGGGTTGCGGCGCAGCACGCGGCTGCTGAACTCGACCTGGACGACGGTGCCCCGCACCGCATGCGCGCGCTTCCGCTGCTCGCCCGCCACGCTGCTTCCTTTCGTGCACCGGGAACGTGCGCATCCTACGGGCCCCCCCTGCGACGCCGCAACCGCCGCCACGGCGGCGACGGCGGCAGCGCCCCACCGCCACGACGCCGGCGGGTGCTGTGCTAAGCTTCCCAAACGCCTGCTGGGAGATCCTCTTGTCCACTCTCCTCGAAACGCTGCGCCGCGACATCCTGGTGGCCGACGGCGCCATGGGCTCGATGATCGCCCGCTCACTGCCGCGCGGCGGCCCCGCAGCCATGGCCCATGCCCTGCTCGAGGTCAATCTCGCCCATCCTGAGATCGTCCAGAGCATCCACATGAGTTACATCGCGGCCGGGGCCGGCATGATCACCACGAACACCTTCGGCGCCAGCCGGGCGCGGCTCGAACGCCTGGGTCTGGGGGCGCAGGCAGACCAGCTGGTCGCCACAGCGGTGAAGATCGCACGCGACGCCCGCGACGCCTGCGGCCGTCCCGTGTGGATCGCCGGCTCCCTCGGTCCGCTCGACGCCGATTGGCTCCTCGACGCCAACCCCAGCACGGCGCAGCAGCGGCGCCAGTTCCAGGAGCAAGCGGAAGCCCTGCTCGAACGGGGCGTCGATCTATTGCTCCTCGAAACCTTCTCGCGCCTCGAAGATCTGGTCCTCGCCATCGACGCGGTACGCCAGGTGAGCGCTTCGACGGTGTTGTTCGCCTCCATGAGCTTCGACGAGCACGGCGAGCTCGCTTCGGGAGAGGATGCCGCCACCGCCTTCGGCCGCGTGGCGCGCTCGGGCCAGGTGCAGGCCTTCGGGGTGAATTGCAGCCTCGGGCCGCAGGCGAGCCTGGCGGTGCTGGAGAGCATGGCCCGCGGTGCGGACCTGCCTCTCACCATCATGCCCAACGCCGGCTTCGCCCAGCGAACGGGCGGGCGCGTTCTCTACCCCGACATGTCGCGGGAGTACTACGAGACCTTCTGTCGCGACGCCTTGGCGCACGGCGCCCGCGTCATCGGCGGCTGCTGCGGCACCACGCCCGAGCAAATCCAGGTGATCGCGACCACGGTGCGGAACCATCAGGCCGGGCCCGAGACGCGCCGGCCGCCGGTCGCGATCGTGCGCGCCGAGCTCGTCGTCGAAGAGCCGCTCGGGGCGGTGGCGCAGCAGCCCTCGGGCCTGCTCACCAAGCTCCGTTCCGGCCAATTCGTCCGCAGCCTGCAAATCGACCCGCAGCGCGGCCCTTCGGACGAGCTGAACCGCGCCGTGGTCGACGAAGTCCTCTCCCGCCGAGTGGTGGACCTGGTGGATATCAACAGCTCCGGCTCCGGGGGACGGCAGGATTCGCTGCAGATCGCTGCGGGCATCGAACGCCTGGGGGTGGAGACACTGCCCCACATCACGCCCCGGGATTCCAGCGTCGCCGGCATCCTCTCGCAGGTCCTCGGCGCCGCCTCGTGGGGCGGCGTGCGCAACGTCCTCGTCATCGCCGGCGATCCCCCGAAGGGCGATCTCTACGCCGAGGCCAAGGGTGTGTACCAGGTGGACAGCATCGGCTTGGTACGGGCGCTCGTCCGCTTGCGCGCCGGCCACCAGGTGCACGAGCGCACCACCATGCAGGCCTTCCCCCTCTCCATTGGCGTCGCGGTGAACCAGAACGCCCCGCACGTCGGC
Above is a window of Candidatus Krumholzibacteriia bacterium DNA encoding:
- a CDS encoding alpha/beta hydrolase-fold protein, whose product is MAGEQRKRAHAVRGTVVQVEFSSRVLRRNPLGDPSVRRLPVYLPPGYATSSRRYPVLFALSGFTGSGRSWLNTSPWGEALDARLDRLHATGVLAPTIVVMPDCCTRWGGSQYLDSSATGRYEEHLIGEVVPWVEKSCRTLPGRAHRGVFGKSSGGYGALRLGMRHPEVFGAVACHSGDMGFEFCYFPDFPKFLRQVERHGGVAGFVRAFEASPRKSHELFDAMNILAMAACYSPQPGRPFGIGLPMHLHTGALDRGTWERWLRQDPLRLLPRHAAALRSLRLLYLDCGSSDEFALHLGARQFHAGLQRLGIRHRYEEFDDGHMNVSYRLDRSLPLLRRALGRRPSKPRRSRNQKVLRRLGMRG
- a CDS encoding bifunctional homocysteine S-methyltransferase/methylenetetrahydrofolate reductase yields the protein MSTLLETLRRDILVADGAMGSMIARSLPRGGPAAMAHALLEVNLAHPEIVQSIHMSYIAAGAGMITTNTFGASRARLERLGLGAQADQLVATAVKIARDARDACGRPVWIAGSLGPLDADWLLDANPSTAQQRRQFQEQAEALLERGVDLLLLETFSRLEDLVLAIDAVRQVSASTVLFASMSFDEHGELASGEDAATAFGRVARSGQVQAFGVNCSLGPQASLAVLESMARGADLPLTIMPNAGFAQRTGGRVLYPDMSREYYETFCRDALAHGARVIGGCCGTTPEQIQVIATTVRNHQAGPETRRPPVAIVRAELVVEEPLGAVAQQPSGLLTKLRSGQFVRSLQIDPQRGPSDELNRAVVDEVLSRRVVDLVDINSSGSGGRQDSLQIAAGIERLGVETLPHITPRDSSVAGILSQVLGAASWGGVRNVLVIAGDPPKGDLYAEAKGVYQVDSIGLVRALVRLRAGHQVHERTTMQAFPLSIGVAVNQNAPHVGAELLRLQEKIRAGADFAMTQPFFDLESWLRFREQLEGRVEVPVILGVWPLISLKQARRINENVAGVVVPESVCRRLEEAGPQEREVGFELVAELIAALERTRSAAGVYVVAPFKQPLQALEVFARAAARN